In Paramisgurnus dabryanus chromosome 14, PD_genome_1.1, whole genome shotgun sequence, one genomic interval encodes:
- the smim7 gene encoding small integral membrane protein 7, whose translation MIGDLLIFGTLLVNAGAVLNFKLKKRESQSQGFGDESRVSSTGDNIREFLLSLRYFRIFIALWNIFMMFCMILLFGS comes from the exons ATGATTGGAGATCTTTTAATTTTCGG CACTCTTCTCGTGAACGCTGGAGCTGTGCTCAACTTTAAACT GAAGAAAAGAGAGAGTCAGTCTCAAGGGTTTGGCGATGAATCTCGGGTATCAAGCACAG GTGACAACATCAGAGAGTTTTTACTGAGCCTACGGTACTTTCGCATATTCATCGCCCTTTGGAACATTTTTATGATGTTCTGCATGATCTT GTTATTTGGATCATAA